Proteins from one Erysipelothrix larvae genomic window:
- a CDS encoding oleate hydratase: MYYSNGNYEAFAHAKKPEGVENKKAYLIGSGLASLSAASFLVRDGQMDGSNITILEEMSLAGGGLDGIKDDGRGFIIRGGREMENHFECLWDLYRSIPSLEIEGASVLDEFYWLNKVDPNYSLQRATINQGNDAKTDGKFTLTPQASEEMIKLFFTPESELDNLTIEDVFSQDFFDSNFWLYWQTMFAFETWHSAMEMRRYIARFIHHIGGLPDFSALKFTKYNQYESLVLPLKKYLVDQGVTFRFNTKVVNVIFDITPTKKVAKSIICESNGSDFEINLTENDLVFITNGSNTDSSSIGDHHSAATLSATQGNSWKLWKNIAAQDKAFGNPGKFCDDVKKSNWESATITTLDDKILPYIEAVCKRDPLAGKVVTGGIVSVKDSSWFLSWTINRQPHFKAQPNGQAVVWVYGLFSEVEGDYVKKAMKDCTGEEITQEWLYHLGVPVSQINELAAHSANCVPVMMPYVTAYFMPRALGDRPLVVPKNVVNAAFIGNFAETPRDTVFTTEYSVRTAMEAVYTLLDIDRGVPEVFGSAFDVRVLLDATSKMLDGKKLTDMHMSLPQKLMVNKVEKKIENTIVLDLLKEYKLI; the protein is encoded by the coding sequence ATGTACTATAGCAACGGTAATTATGAAGCATTTGCACATGCAAAAAAACCAGAAGGTGTCGAAAATAAGAAAGCTTACCTCATTGGTTCAGGTCTTGCATCACTTTCTGCAGCATCATTCCTTGTAAGGGATGGTCAAATGGACGGATCAAATATCACCATCCTTGAAGAAATGTCACTTGCAGGCGGTGGTCTTGATGGAATTAAAGATGATGGACGAGGATTCATTATTCGCGGTGGACGTGAAATGGAAAACCATTTTGAATGTTTATGGGATCTCTACCGTTCGATTCCTTCACTAGAAATTGAAGGTGCTTCTGTTTTAGATGAATTTTATTGGTTAAATAAAGTTGATCCAAACTATTCACTTCAAAGAGCCACCATTAATCAAGGGAATGATGCGAAAACTGATGGAAAGTTTACACTCACACCACAAGCATCTGAAGAGATGATCAAATTATTTTTCACGCCTGAAAGTGAACTTGATAACTTAACAATTGAAGATGTCTTCTCTCAAGATTTCTTTGACTCAAACTTCTGGTTGTATTGGCAAACTATGTTTGCATTTGAAACATGGCACAGTGCAATGGAAATGAGACGATATATCGCACGGTTTATTCACCACATTGGAGGTCTTCCAGATTTCTCAGCACTTAAATTCACAAAATACAATCAATATGAGTCCCTTGTCTTACCTCTTAAAAAATATTTAGTGGACCAAGGCGTTACCTTTAGATTTAATACAAAAGTTGTGAATGTTATCTTTGACATTACTCCAACCAAAAAAGTTGCGAAATCGATTATTTGCGAATCAAATGGCAGTGATTTTGAGATAAACCTGACTGAAAACGATCTTGTGTTTATTACAAATGGTAGTAATACAGACTCATCCTCAATTGGTGATCATCATAGTGCAGCAACTCTTAGTGCGACACAAGGAAACAGTTGGAAACTATGGAAGAACATTGCTGCTCAAGATAAAGCATTTGGAAACCCAGGCAAATTCTGTGATGATGTGAAGAAGAGCAATTGGGAATCTGCGACAATTACAACACTTGATGACAAAATTCTTCCTTACATTGAAGCTGTTTGTAAACGTGATCCACTTGCAGGTAAGGTGGTTACTGGTGGGATTGTTAGTGTTAAAGATTCAAGTTGGTTCTTAAGTTGGACCATTAACCGTCAACCTCATTTCAAAGCACAACCAAATGGACAAGCAGTTGTTTGGGTATATGGACTCTTTAGTGAAGTAGAAGGGGATTATGTTAAAAAAGCAATGAAGGATTGTACTGGAGAAGAAATAACACAAGAATGGCTTTATCATCTTGGGGTTCCTGTATCACAAATTAATGAACTAGCTGCTCATAGTGCAAACTGTGTTCCTGTCATGATGCCATACGTCACTGCATACTTTATGCCTCGTGCATTAGGAGATAGACCTCTTGTTGTTCCAAAGAACGTGGTCAATGCAGCATTTATAGGAAATTTTGCGGAAACACCGCGCGACACCGTTTTTACAACTGAGTATTCAGTAAGAACTGCAATGGAAGCAGTCTATACACTCCTTGATATAGATCGTGGGGTACCTGAAGTATTTGGATCTGCATTTGATGTCAGAGTCTTACTGGATGCAACTTCAAAAATGCTTGATGGAAAGAAACTTACTGATATGCACATGAGTTTACCGCAAAAATTGATGGTAAATAAAGTAGAGAAGAAAATTGAAAACACGATTGTTTTAGATTTACTTAAAGAGTATAAGTTAATTTAA
- the thrS gene encoding threonine--tRNA ligase, translating into MNIKENPELNVLNHSAAHVLAQAVKRLYPNAKFWVGPVIEDGFYYDIDLGDIVLSEDDFPKIEKEMKKIAKENKRISREELTKEEALEMFKDDPYKIDIITNNLEEGSTISAYRQGEFVDLCRGPHVESTGKVKNVRLTKVSGAYWKGDANNKMLQRIYGIAFETKEALEEYEAWLEAAKQRDHKKLGRELGLFMTSEYGPGFPFWLPNGMRLKNALHEYYHKAHMDRGYEFIETPIMLNRELWEISGHWANYNDNMYTSSIDEKDFAIKPMNCPGGILVYKNGLHSYRDLPIRLAEMGHVHRHEASGALNGLFRVRAFTQDDAHLFMTPEQLQGEIIEMLDFIDEVYSLFGLSYTIELSTRPESKYIGDIEVWNRSEKILEDACIAAGVEFKINPGDGAFYGPKLDFKVRDSLNRIWQCGTVQLDMNLPERFDITYIDSEGNKQRPIMLHRAIFGSLERFIGIIIEHFGGAFPTWLAPLQVELIPVNAQYHLDYCNEVAQILEKKGLRVHVDARNEKLGYKMREAQKAKTPIQLVIGDKEVENRFVNVRRYGQTSQHSMSIQAFVELISDEVSRKLLTPEVTSED; encoded by the coding sequence ATGAATATCAAGGAAAATCCAGAGTTAAATGTATTAAATCACTCTGCAGCCCATGTACTTGCGCAAGCTGTAAAAAGACTATATCCAAATGCGAAATTTTGGGTAGGTCCAGTTATTGAAGACGGATTCTATTATGACATTGATTTAGGAGATATTGTCTTAAGCGAAGACGATTTCCCAAAAATTGAAAAGGAAATGAAGAAAATCGCAAAGGAAAACAAGCGAATTTCACGTGAAGAACTCACAAAAGAAGAAGCTTTAGAAATGTTTAAAGACGATCCTTATAAGATTGATATCATTACAAACAACCTTGAAGAAGGGTCTACAATTTCTGCTTATCGTCAAGGTGAATTTGTGGATTTGTGTCGTGGACCTCATGTTGAATCTACAGGGAAAGTTAAAAATGTTCGCCTAACCAAAGTGTCTGGTGCTTATTGGAAAGGGGATGCAAATAACAAAATGCTTCAACGTATTTATGGTATTGCATTCGAAACTAAAGAAGCACTTGAAGAATATGAAGCATGGCTTGAAGCTGCGAAACAACGCGACCACAAAAAATTAGGACGTGAACTCGGATTGTTTATGACAAGTGAATATGGTCCTGGTTTCCCATTTTGGTTACCAAATGGTATGCGATTAAAAAATGCACTCCATGAATACTACCATAAAGCGCATATGGATCGTGGCTATGAATTCATTGAAACACCGATTATGTTGAATCGTGAACTTTGGGAAATATCAGGACATTGGGCAAATTATAATGACAATATGTATACGTCATCCATTGATGAAAAAGATTTTGCGATTAAACCAATGAACTGCCCAGGCGGGATCCTAGTATATAAGAACGGACTTCATTCATACCGCGATTTACCGATTCGTCTTGCTGAAATGGGACATGTTCACCGTCATGAAGCCAGTGGGGCACTTAATGGTTTGTTTAGAGTTAGAGCTTTCACACAAGATGATGCCCATCTCTTTATGACACCCGAACAACTACAAGGTGAAATCATTGAAATGCTTGATTTCATTGATGAAGTGTATTCACTCTTTGGACTCTCTTATACAATTGAACTTTCGACACGTCCTGAATCTAAGTATATTGGAGATATCGAAGTGTGGAATCGTTCAGAAAAAATTCTTGAAGATGCATGTATTGCAGCCGGTGTAGAATTTAAAATCAACCCTGGCGATGGTGCATTCTATGGTCCAAAACTTGATTTCAAAGTTAGAGACTCACTAAACAGAATCTGGCAATGTGGTACAGTTCAACTTGATATGAACTTACCAGAACGTTTCGATATTACTTATATCGACTCAGAAGGTAACAAACAACGTCCAATTATGTTACACCGTGCAATCTTTGGATCACTTGAACGTTTCATTGGAATTATCATTGAACACTTTGGTGGTGCATTCCCAACATGGCTCGCACCATTACAAGTTGAACTCATTCCAGTCAATGCTCAGTATCATCTTGATTACTGTAATGAAGTTGCCCAAATCCTTGAGAAGAAAGGCCTTCGTGTTCATGTTGATGCAAGAAATGAAAAACTGGGTTATAAGATGCGTGAAGCACAAAAAGCGAAAACTCCAATTCAACTTGTAATTGGGGATAAAGAAGTCGAAAATCGCTTTGTAAATGTGCGTCGCTACGGTCAAACATCTCAACATTCTATGTCAATTCAAGCATTCGTAGAATTAATTAGCGACGAAGTAAGCCGTAAACTCTTAACACCTGAAGTAACTTCAGAAGACTAA
- a CDS encoding TetR/AcrR family transcriptional regulator C-terminal domain-containing protein, giving the protein MSHPTKKLLGTELKTLMKSKSIEQITVTELVDACQITRQTFYYHFQDIYALLEWVYEDDFIHHIKNEVDYTNWKDSFLVILNYVSNNYDFCLNTLNSLQRNQFTRMFYHTISELLSKVFYDISGSKDIPQQDADFIVNFFSHAFSGIVVDWILSGCKEPSSEIIGRLSWIMDQQYVNAIEHAKHFQSKQH; this is encoded by the coding sequence ATGTCACATCCTACAAAAAAACTCTTAGGGACTGAGTTAAAAACCTTGATGAAATCAAAAAGCATCGAACAAATTACAGTGACGGAACTTGTTGATGCGTGTCAAATAACACGTCAAACGTTTTATTATCACTTTCAAGATATCTATGCCCTTTTAGAATGGGTCTATGAAGATGACTTTATTCATCATATTAAAAATGAAGTGGACTATACGAATTGGAAAGATAGTTTTTTAGTCATTCTCAATTATGTATCGAATAATTATGATTTTTGTCTAAATACCCTAAACTCATTGCAACGAAATCAGTTTACGCGAATGTTTTATCATACGATTTCTGAATTATTAAGTAAGGTGTTCTATGATATCTCTGGTTCAAAAGACATTCCACAACAAGACGCAGATTTTATCGTGAATTTCTTTAGCCATGCTTTTTCGGGAATTGTTGTGGATTGGATCTTAAGTGGTTGTAAAGAACCCAGCTCTGAAATTATTGGTCGGTTATCATGGATTATGGATCAACAGTACGTAAATGCAATTGAACATGCAAAACACTTCCAATCAAAACAACACTAA
- a CDS encoding helix-turn-helix domain-containing protein, translating into MNILIESHIKRKLNLLNTLYFREKPISLVELASILGISENTLKGDLQKYDLLGTKGEIDIAIDKDRRLELYYTFMQESIIVKVFRILLREPGKKAQYYSNALSISRTYFYKVVLALNNELEKYKARISVNTGYHIIAEDERMFRLYAFFYFSTTYTEQDPIQNQRYRVFLELLKMNHIDYPLLEQIEFWDDNYHTSFLLINIIRQSDNNSALPIPDFHSYRKSIKIPEQEYNTIRSLYPHATRQSITEALILFARFKDSGYLDVEPDDVNDILLNYSQMTELELNENQMEQIVTRCTQILSMTLYVSKNFPFNVNHFSIIMKDFYCEYAIINADLLDNYNKFLELASQTIQNDFSKIRVLVFYLMITNIGDYLFAPKKKILFASKRGMMHLEHSKNELEIMLRMVKINPDITMIPLTELRREAQNGTYDLIFSESKLDGLDNVLLVVFNNSLLMLELVLKTFRSDYKTQLELLEGE; encoded by the coding sequence ATGAATATACTTATAGAATCTCACATTAAACGAAAACTCAATTTACTGAATACGCTCTATTTCCGTGAAAAACCAATATCACTTGTTGAGCTTGCTTCCATACTTGGTATTTCTGAAAACACTTTAAAAGGTGATTTACAAAAATATGATTTATTGGGTACAAAAGGGGAAATTGATATCGCAATTGATAAAGATCGCAGATTGGAACTCTATTATACATTCATGCAAGAGTCAATTATTGTGAAAGTATTCCGAATTTTATTGCGTGAACCAGGAAAAAAAGCACAATACTATAGTAATGCACTTTCAATTAGCAGAACTTATTTCTATAAAGTAGTTCTTGCACTCAATAATGAACTTGAAAAATATAAAGCACGGATTTCTGTCAATACTGGTTATCATATTATTGCGGAAGATGAACGTATGTTTCGTTTGTATGCTTTTTTCTATTTCTCAACAACCTACACGGAGCAAGACCCAATTCAAAATCAAAGGTACCGCGTTTTTTTAGAACTTCTAAAGATGAACCATATTGATTATCCTTTACTTGAACAAATCGAATTCTGGGACGATAATTATCACACCTCATTTTTACTTATTAATATCATCCGTCAATCCGATAACAACAGTGCCTTACCAATCCCTGATTTTCATTCATATCGTAAATCCATTAAAATTCCAGAACAAGAATATAATACGATTCGCTCATTATATCCTCACGCTACACGCCAGTCCATTACCGAAGCACTTATTTTGTTTGCCCGATTTAAGGATTCAGGATACTTAGATGTAGAACCAGATGATGTAAACGACATTCTCTTAAACTATAGTCAAATGACTGAGTTAGAACTCAATGAAAATCAGATGGAGCAAATTGTCACTCGATGTACTCAGATTTTGTCCATGACACTTTATGTATCAAAAAACTTCCCATTCAATGTAAATCATTTTTCAATTATTATGAAAGACTTTTACTGTGAATACGCAATTATCAATGCGGATTTGTTAGATAACTATAATAAATTTCTTGAGCTTGCATCGCAAACAATTCAAAACGATTTTTCCAAGATTCGTGTTCTTGTGTTTTATCTTATGATCACAAATATTGGTGACTACTTATTTGCACCAAAAAAGAAGATCTTATTTGCAAGCAAACGCGGGATGATGCATCTTGAACATAGTAAAAACGAGCTAGAAATTATGCTTAGAATGGTAAAAATCAATCCTGACATTACAATGATTCCTTTAACAGAATTGAGAAGAGAAGCCCAAAACGGAACCTATGATTTGATATTTAGTGAATCCAAACTTGATGGGCTAGACAATGTCCTTCTTGTTGTATTTAATAATTCTTTACTTATGTTGGAACTTGTTTTGAAAACCTTCAGAAGTGATTACAAAACCCAACTCGAATTATTAGAAGGTGAGTAA